CTATTTCAACCAGAAGTTGCAGTTCCATTTAATAGTCTTGTTTCAATTTATCAGTTTTATTTTGAATTCTAAAAGACAGCTTAATAAATGATGTTCTGTTTAATCTCTATAACTGAGTCAGTGCAATATATATCTAATACTTGCAGCTGTAACTTTGTGAAAATACTTAGATTGAGCAGTGCAGGTTTCAGCAGAATTGTAGATTGTGATTCAGCATTTAATTGCTTTCTTCCTGTTGCATCTTGGATCTGTTAGCATGCCAAATTATTTAAGTAAATAAGTTTATTGCATTTTCTTTGAGATGTAGCAAGTAGTTATCCATGTGCTTCTCTAAGCCTGGCAAGAAATAAACTGGTTTAGCAATCCAGAAGTATGTCCTGTTAATTACGGCATCTGTACTCTGCTATTGTTTCTCATATGTTAAAGATGCAAATTGGTAAAGCCATGAACTCTCATTTTCAATCACTTTGCATTAAGCTGCAATGAGTAAGACCAAGATTTCTCTGTTTTCTATCTgaggatgagaaagagagggctTATTTTGCTGTGTTTGATGGCCATGGTGGAGTGGATGCTGCTATCTATGCTGCAACACATCTTCATGTCAACTTTGCACATCAGAAAATGTTTCTGACACAACCAGAAGAAGCGTTAAGGCAAGCCTTCAAACAGACTGACGAAATGTTTCTTCAAAGAGCCAAGAGAAAGGTGAGTGTAATGAACCTAAACAGCATTTAGAAATGCCAGTGACAACTTCTCAACACCAACAAACTAccttattggagaggactcttcCATCATGCAGTTTATGTCCATTACAAAGCCAACAGAAAGGTAATAAATGATTTGCCTGTCCATTTAGATTACAGCTAATAATCTAGTGTGGTAAAGCTGAAGGACTGTCCAGCAAATCAGCCTTACTTtatcattattttcttttattaatgTGAAGTATTTTTAGGTGGTACTAGAATGCTGAATTTTGATTGTGATCTAACTGAAGACAGCACCCAGTAGTAGACTCATGCTACCCAGATTTTGTTGGAAGCAGGAAGTAGGATGTAGTTCTAAGAACTGAGGAAGCTGTGGCATATTGTTAACATCACTAGACTAGTAAACCAGAGTCCCAAACAGATGGTCTGGGagcatgaattcaaatcccaccaataGCAGATAATGAAATTTTaattcattaaaaatctggaattaaaagttagaCTAATCACTACGTACATGTTGattgttgtttttaaaaaaaggccatctgtttcactaatctCCTTGAAGAAGAGACCTTACCTAACCtagtgtgactccaaacccatgaTTGTCTCTCTGAAATGCCACTTGAAAAGCCCTGTCAAGCCACTCGGTACAATGGCAATAAAGGATGGACTACAAATGCTGACCATGCAGTGATGTCAACATcatatgaaagaataaagaaagatCGAGAGGGGAATGACTAAACTTGTGACTATGGCACAGAATAGATGCTTCTTACTGAGTTGTTCTCTGTACTGCAGAAGTTACGGAGTGGTACCACTGGAGTAGCAGCCTTGATTGTTGGTGACACGCTGCATGTGGCCTGGCTTGGAGACTCTCAGGTAATGATGATACAGCAGGGCCTGGTTGTCACTCTTATGGACCCACACAAACCTGAAAAAGAGGTGAGTGAGTCATCAAGGGAAGGTATTTTAGAAAGAAAGGAGTTCAACTAAATTTATGATTTCATGTTAATTGACAGTGCCTTTAATGTAATGTGTTTAGACTTAAAAGTTTCAGGTTTTAGTTTAGTAGGATAGATTGCTTTACAAAATAGTTGCAGATATATGTGCTTTACACTTAAATATCTTACCAGTGTCACCAGCTAATCTGTAGTTTAATAAAAGCAGAGATACTGGAACCAGATTACTCTGTTCTGTGTCTGTTTCTTTCTACATTTATTCACTTTTTTGTTTTGGGAAAATTGTTGGTTATCCCTGCCTGAACAATTCTGTTttagagtgagaaacagaggattgAAGATCTTGGTGGATGTGTGGTATTTCTGGGATGTTGGCGTGTAAATGGAACTCTTGCAGTTTCAAGAGCAATTGGTGAGTATATGCCGGAGCTCTCAACAcgagacctgctgaatttcataGTCAGTCACCTGAGAGTATCAGTAACAAATAGATGTAGTAGTTAGAGAACCCAACACTGATTATATTCTAGTCCCTTGTTTTCACTTTATATTTAAATCTTACACAATCAACAAGCTCAGACAAATTCCAGTATTCAAAACAAAAAGCTTCTGTTAATCATCTTTTTAGATGATATCTTTTTCATGATGAACCTTTTTCACTTATGCTGGAATTAATTCTTTAATATTGGGCATATGGTAAGTGCAACTATTTtccaaataaaaataaaatactgccgatgctggaaatctaaagaGGAGATGAAAGAGAAAACACCTGAGAAActcgggtctggcagcatctgcagagaaagaaacagttaatgttttgatttAACTTACTTTTTCAGAACATATTTGAGCATTACAGTTAACTGCCAGAAGATTGTTAAAGTGAAGTTAAAGGTTCGTTGTTTCAAATTATTTCATTTTGCTCAAATTCTAAAACTAATTTGTAAGCAGGTCAAAGTGGCTTGTTATGCATATGTTCAAGTTTTGAATCTTGCTCAAGCTTCTCTGGGGAAGATGTATTTCATCCTCAACTGGAAGGGACTGGATTTCCAGGTTTTCCAATTGTGTCTTATGTAAAACTAGCAACTTGTATTTCTGTAGCACCTTGAACACCTTATGTTAGATATCCAATGTTGTTTTGTTGGAGCAGCAAAAAAAATGCTTTTTGATATCAAAGAACAAAAGCAGGTGTATGTCAGTGGTTTTAGAGAGTACAGATGGTGAATGTTAGGCTGAGAATGGCTGACCTTTAGAATCTGGCCAGCTGAAAGCAAGGCAGCCAATTTTGGAATTATTTAAAATTGGGAATACGTAAAAGGCCAAAATCGAAAGAGGACAGAAATTTCAGGTTTATAGGAGTTGAGATTTTAAAATTGGATGAGAATTGTAAAATTGAAGCATTGGGACTGGACATCATTGTAGCTCAGTGAGGACAGAGGTGATTGGTGAGTAAAACTGTTTGCAAATTAGAAGACAGCAACGGGTAGAGCTTCATGTTGTGAAAGGTGAAAAATAATGGGTCAGTGAGGAGAGTGCTGAAATAGTTGAGGCCAGAGGTAACAAAGGCTTGAGTAAGAGTTTCATCAGTAGAAACTGAGACAGTAGAAGAGATGGGTCATGTTGGACATTAGGGGTCCTTGGTGATGGAGGTGATAGTGTATCACAAGCACACTATCTGGTCCAGCTTTTGACCGTGATAAAGGAGAGAGGTAGATTTGATGGGAAAACTATTTCTGATGGAGACCAAAGATAATAGTTTCACTCTTCCTGAGAGTAAGGTGCAACAAATATCTGATCACAGATAATGGCTATCTGACCAGCAGTAGAACAAATTGGAGGCAATAGAGCTGGAGTGGTGAAGTACCTCTGACAAAAAGCCCTTTTGAGTTGAAATATCAGAGCAATTCACACAAATATTTTGTATTGGAACAGAAAAACTTAGTGTAACACAgaggagttctgaagaagtcatagcgttaactctgtttttctcttcacagatgttgccagacctgagttactacagcattttctcttttattaTACAGTACTGCTGAGTTTGAGATTCCAATGCATTTCCTCCAGCTGGTTCTACTGTAACTGATCTAGAGTATTTGCTTAAACCAAATGAATAAAATGTTTTGATTTCAGCACTAACATTGTTTTGACATCATTGGAAAGAATGAGAATTTGATGCATTATCTAGCTATGAGCACTCTTTTTGTGAATTTGTAAATTCAGAACAAACTAAATGCAGCCAGAATCTTACCCATCTCAATAAGAACACTTGGATCAAGTATAATGAATAATGGGATGGTAAAGCTCCCTCTTATAAGTACTCAAAAAAAATCATGGAACTTTACAATTACTGTATCTGAATTCATGAGATTCCCTAATTGAAGCATTTTGTATGAGTTggtttggagtattgcatatttTTCTTTTTCAATCAATATTTTTTTCTGGCCACCGAGATGCTCAAGTTTTCCATTAGAAGTTTGGTAACTATTAACACCAtaggtataggagcagaattcaGCAATTCCACCCAGCAAATCTGTACTACCATTCAGTAGTGGCTGATACATTTCTCCATCTCATTTTCCTGCATTCTGCCTGAAACTTCTGATTAGAAAGAGGATCAAAaacctatctgtctctgtcttaaatacattcaatgactctGCCTCCACACTTTTTATGGCAATGAGTCCGGCAGATTAACCACACTGTCTGaagaaaatcctcctcatctAGCTTCAAAGGGGTCATCTCTTCACTATGAGATACTAGTTTCTCCTTTATAGTGAAAACATCTCCACATTCACTCTATTAAGGCCTCTCgacattctgtaaatttcaatgtgATTtgcccttcatccttctaaactccattgagtgcaGATTCAGAGACTTCAACTTCTCCTCAGATGACAAACTGTTCATCCTCAGGCTCCCCAACTTtctctgtactccctccaagaCAAGTACATTGTTATTTGGGTCCAAGATCCAAAACTGTTCTAAATATTCTGAATGCGTGTGATCAGAGTcatatacagcctcagaagtatatccctgctgttgtattctagccctctcaaaatgaGTATGAAATTGCATTTGGCTTCCTAACCACTAAGCgaatctgcatgttaaccttaagacaaTCCTAAACTAGGACTCCTAAGCCACTTTGTGCTTCAGTTTTCTGAAACTTTTCCCCACTTAAAACAGAGTCTATActctttctaccaaagtgcataacctcacacttcctCATATTGtataccatctgccacttccttgcCTACTTTCCTAGTCTGTTCATATCCTTCTGTAGCCTTCCCACTTTCTCAGCACCATCTGTACTTCCATCTTTTATATCATCTGCAGAATGGcaacaatgccctccattcctttgtccagattgttaatcTATAACTGCCCAACATCATGCACTTTTATCTTATTCAGCAGCCTTCTATGTGGCACCTTGACAAAGACATTCTGCAACTTACAGTAAATCATATCCATTGATTTCTCCAATGTCTAATTTGCTCAttaccacctcaaagaattctaaccaGATTTTCAGGCCTGACCTCACCTTGACAAAGCTGTGCTGGCTCAGCTGTATTTTAACATGCACTTGCAAGTACTCTGAATCTCATCCATAAGGTGGtataatttcccatcttctgCATCCCTTCTTACTTAGAGGTGTTACATGAGCCATTTTCTAGTCCTCTGGGCCCTCCCAgattccagtgattcctgaaagataatTGACTACATTCTTAAGATGACAACCCTTGTGAGTGGAGCAAATGGTGTATCCTGACATTCTGCTCTTAAAAAGTTTAAATATATTGGTTTTCTCTGCCTGTTATCAAGATGATTTTTATTCATTCCTTTAGGAGACATTGACCAAAAACCATATGTTTCGGGTGATGCAGATAGTGCTTCATTCAAGCTAAATGGCACAGAGGACTACATTGTTTTAGCCTGTGATGGCTTCTTTGATGGAGTTGAACCTTCTAGAGTTGTGGACCTTGTGCAAGAACACTTGCAAGAGAATGGAGGTGATGGCAGTACAGTTGCAGAGACGCTTGTGGCAGCTGCTAAAGAAGGTGGCTCTAGTGACAATATCACTGTGGTGCTGGTCTTCTTAAAAGATCCACAGGACATTCTGAAAGATAGCAACTTACACATGGGAATTGAGAGCACTAATCAGGACAGTGGGTGCCCTCAAGCCAAAGTCAACTCTGAAAACTCACCACCACAGTTGACCACCTCAACTGTAAATAAAGACAgccaggcagagggtcagacaggcTGACTCCTGCTGACTGGAGTTCAGCTTAGTGTTACATTCAGGGTTTCATGCTTTAATGAGTGGTGCCAAAGAATTGGGAAAGGGGGTTTTGGTCTTGAAATGCCAACTTGCAAAAAAGTGATGACATTGCTTTGGCAAACTTATAACTGCATCTGCCATAACTCTTTACTTGTGTAAGCTTTAATGAGAAGAGTGGCAACAATCAGTAAACAAGGGTGCAAGAAACTTAAATTGGAAAAGAAGAAAAGGGTGCTATTATTAATGTCTTTTATGATTAAGCGCTTATCCTTAAATCCCAAGTTTAATGGGTTGACTTCCAGATTTAAGTAGAATCATTAAATTGGTAGTACATTGCTATAGTTTGTTTTTGTCTTGTCTTGGTGAAGAATTCCCTAACCCTGGGGCTTAGCTTTGTGGAGTTGGCAATAGGAAACTACAAGGTGGTTCAAATTTTGTTGGTGAACAATTTTTACTGACACCATGTTGACTAAATTCCCTGTGGTGAAATTGTAAGCATGCATAACGTTTGTTAGCTTTTCCAAACTGTTTTCAGTATGTTAAGATTTCAAGCACCCTTGTGTGTACTGATTTATCTTCAGCAGAAAATGCAGGCTGAATATTTAGTGCCTTATTCTGTTCCTTAA
The window above is part of the Chiloscyllium punctatum isolate Juve2018m chromosome 17, sChiPun1.3, whole genome shotgun sequence genome. Proteins encoded here:
- the ppm1f gene encoding protein phosphatase 1F, whose product is MTSAPEKSGTVAAPEEKTVQRVLDSFVQEFPTPLGPEDSLPVRLQSPALSWEELEGECAEMGLKLLRDRNLPPVLAATLIHAAIAQMLQLDSSTFRNKKESDQDEEELVLLEGESVARSFFNKLLGVCSDWMKELQLLQLPKQYLKVSSYAIRNTRRKMEDRHVTLPEFNTHFGIEDEKERAYFAVFDGHGGVDAAIYAATHLHVNFAHQKMFLTQPEEALRQAFKQTDEMFLQRAKRKKLRSGTTGVAALIVGDTLHVAWLGDSQVMMIQQGLVVTLMDPHKPEKESEKQRIEDLGGCVVFLGCWRVNGTLAVSRAIGDIDQKPYVSGDADSASFKLNGTEDYIVLACDGFFDGVEPSRVVDLVQEHLQENGGDGSTVAETLVAAAKEGGSSDNITVVLVFLKDPQDILKDSNLHMGIESTNQDSGCPQAKVNSENSPPQLTTSTVNKDSQAEGQTG